In Candidatus Sysuiplasma acidicola, the genomic window AGGGTTGCGCCTGTGATACCTTTTCTTGGAGCGTTCATAGCAACATGCGAGTGGCGCTACGGCCGGAGCATAGCTTACAATTTCATAGGAGGCATCGCAAAGTATGCGCTGATAATACTACTCGCGTCTTTTCTTCTCAGCGTCTTTTCCAACCAGTTCGAAGCCGAAGTCATAACCATAGTTGCCGTCGGTTTGCTCATAGGCTTCAGCGCATATCTCTCGAACAGGGAAAAGAGAAGACTGGGCATGGGAGCTGAGAGCTGATTTGAGAATTGTCGAGCTGAATCCGTTCTACCTGCCGTATGACGGTGGAATTGAGAAGAGGATAGCGGCGATAACCTCCAGGCTCTCCGGAAAGCACGAGATGTTTGTGGTGACATCCAGACTGCCGGGAACGCCGGAACGGGAGAATATCAGAGGGGCGACAGTCATAAGACTTCCGAGCAGCTACAGAGGAACATACAATCCACCCATGGTAAAGAGCACCGGAGTAACGGACACGCTCAGGATGCTCAATGCGGACGTGGTGGATTATCATTACCGCTGGGCGCATACATACAACAGCGCTTTCTTCCGGTATGACGGAAACAGGATTGTCACGTTTCACAATCAGTACGGGGAAGGCACCGGCCTGCTGGCAGTAGCCAGCAGACTGAACGACTTTTTCTACCTCCGCCGCATGAGAGGATTGAGGGTGATGGCCATATCCGATTTTGTGCGTTCCCAGCTGCTAAAGAAAGGCATAGAGCCGCACATGGTAAGGACTGTTGTAAACGGCATTGACATACATGAGCACGTGACAGCAGACGACGGTTTCGCTCTTTTCATAGGCAGACTGGTGCCGACCAAGGGAGTAGCACACCTGGTGGATGCCGCTGTCCGGACAGGAATTTCGCTGAAAGTTGCAGGCACTGGACCGATGTTTGAAATGCTGAGAAAGAGGGCAGCCGGGAGCTCGGTTGAACTCCTGGGCAGGATTGACGAAGAGCAGAAGGAGAGGCTGCTCTCGAGATGTTCATTCTTCGTAATGCCCTCTCTGCAGGAATCATTCGGCATAGCATTACTTGAGGCCATGGAGCACGGAAAGGCCGTGATTGCTTCCAGCGCCGGAGGCCTCGCCTCGGTTGCCGGAAATGCAGGCATCATCGTCCCGCCTGGAGACAGCGCCGCAATAGCTGGAGCAATGAAACAGCTGTGGGAGGACGCAGAACTCAGGAAGAAACTCGGTGAGAATGCGGTGAAGAGGGCCAAGGCCTATTCATGGGACAACATAGTTACGGAGATAGAATCGGTCTACAGCTCTCTCTGTGATACCGGAGCATAGACCACGTAGCCGGCTATGCCGACGCTCTTGCCTGTTGTCGGATTGCTTATGTAGGTTATCGTCACGGTGAAGTCCAGCGTTCTTCCTGTCACCGGCCTGTTGTAATTGAGCGTTAACGTTCCGTTTGAATTTATGGACCACAGCATGAATTTGCTCCCGTTCTGATCCTGACCACCGAGATTCTTCACCATCTGCTGGGAAACGTCATTGCGCAATGTGATCTGACCGAGTCCTCCGTTCGCCGAGCTGTTTATGTCCATAACGGTGACTGGCCAGGCACCGTAACCAGGTTCGGTGCTGGAGTTGAAAGAATATGGATATATGACCATGCCGGCAGAAGGGGTGTACTGATAGACTACAGTGCTGTTCTGGGTGCTCATTATCGTGTCTGTCCAGTGCCAGAATGGATCTCTGAACGTCATGCCGCTGTATGGCTGCTGGCCGGTTGAAGAGATGAACTGGGTTCTGTTGACTGTGTGCACCATTGTCAGATGCTGAAATATAGGCATATAGGTGAGCAGTGACATGTTGAGCGGGCCGTATCCCTGGGACGCGGGTATTATCAGGAATTTGGTCTGATTTACATGCATGCCGACAATACCGCTGTCCATGCCGGCAACCACCTGACCCGTTCCGACATTGCTTATCTGCAGTGGCGTATATGTGCTGCTGTTTCCCCTCCATGTGAATCCCGGCCCCTTGGGATATGTGGCGTTGTTCTTGGCAACGGAATAAATGGATGTGTCAAATATTTGTCCGTTGGAATACTGGCCGGTATAGTTCAGATATACGTTGTCGCCGTTCTGAACGGTGAGAGCCGGCCTGGCTTTTGACGAGACATAATACTGGTATCCAACATAACTGAGAAGGGCCGCGCCGATCAGGAGCATGACTATAACAAAAGCACCCGCCCTCGAAATCCTGCCACGTACTGGAGCACCGTCACGCATTGCGGACCGATTAAAACATCATGCTAATAAAGCTTCTCCGCAATGGAGCCCCGCGCGGCAAGGGAAAAGTGGTCTGTTTGGCGAACGTTTTTACGA contains:
- a CDS encoding glycosyltransferase family 4 protein; protein product: MRIVELNPFYLPYDGGIEKRIAAITSRLSGKHEMFVVTSRLPGTPERENIRGATVIRLPSSYRGTYNPPMVKSTGVTDTLRMLNADVVDYHYRWAHTYNSAFFRYDGNRIVTFHNQYGEGTGLLAVASRLNDFFYLRRMRGLRVMAISDFVRSQLLKKGIEPHMVRTVVNGIDIHEHVTADDGFALFIGRLVPTKGVAHLVDAAVRTGISLKVAGTGPMFEMLRKRAAGSSVELLGRIDEEQKERLLSRCSFFVMPSLQESFGIALLEAMEHGKAVIASSAGGLASVAGNAGIIVPPGDSAAIAGAMKQLWEDAELRKKLGENAVKRAKAYSWDNIVTEIESVYSSLCDTGA
- a CDS encoding FKBP-type peptidyl-prolyl cis-trans isomerase; translation: MRDGAPVRGRISRAGAFVIVMLLIGAALLSYVGYQYYVSSKARPALTVQNGDNVYLNYTGQYSNGQIFDTSIYSVAKNNATYPKGPGFTWRGNSSTYTPLQISNVGTGQVVAGMDSGIVGMHVNQTKFLIIPASQGYGPLNMSLLTYMPIFQHLTMVHTVNRTQFISSTGQQPYSGMTFRDPFWHWTDTIMSTQNSTVVYQYTPSAGMVIYPYSFNSSTEPGYGAWPVTVMDINSSANGGLGQITLRNDVSQQMVKNLGGQDQNGSKFMLWSINSNGTLTLNYNRPVTGRTLDFTVTITYISNPTTGKSVGIAGYVVYAPVSQREL